The window gccctctattggacgctgagacctttgccaaggagctggtgagcaaaGCAGGCTTTACTCCGGACGAGATCCTGAGCATCCAGGACCTCAGGGGTGGCCTGTTTTTTGTCACATTCGCCACGGCGGGAGCCTGCAGGAGGTACTGGGAggctttccagaccctgaaacaggaggtccccttctcagagttcgacgtgaactgccctatccagagggacgagaagaggatcactgtgacggtgaggaacccccatatccctggaaaggatattgctacctttctgcggcgctcttgcaccgtggtgaaggagccgagcaggatcaaggacaagttggggtactgggtgggaaagtggagcatggtagttcgcttgtggccaaatccagaagcggcagatcggctgcaccacctccctcccagtttttcacttgcgggcagctcagggaggatcttttaccctgaccagccccagacctgcggtaattgcgggaacctggggcatcagtggaaacagtgcaccctgaaagcctgcagaaactgcaagaacaccggacacgaaactaaggattgtccccgccagaaaacctgtgacctgtgcggagagacaacccacatgttccgggactgccagctgagggtcaggagctaCGCAGAGGCCGCGGCGAAAGGCGCAACACCGGGCGCGCCCCTGACAGCAACCCAGAAGGCAGCCAAGAAGCCCCCTGCAAACCAACCTGTAAAGGCACAAGGGGGTAAGTATCAGAAGGAGCAAAGGGAAAAGGAGGCCACCCAAGCAGCGCCCGCTGCGGCTCCTGAGCCCGCTGCCCCTTcagtagcagcccccaccccaccccttcccaccctcacccctgcagcaacactccctcccacacccactgctgctgcaacccccaccctcacccctaccccaaccctccccgcccacccaccaccccttgccccctcctctcaaccctccactgcagccccccccacgctccatgaggctgcagcccctccctctgtaacacctctccccagccccgaggctgttgcacctcctccctcttcctcccttgctacagataccgcccccatagcccagaccggaacggagaagcagggaataaagaggagagcccctgagacggatagcccgcaccaggggctggagcagaagagagcccaaatgcaaatcggcgactcacccacttccagcaacgctgacagtgaccttgaaagcgacctggaggaggaggaagcagagatgcaggaggcagccattgcagaggagcaggcggccattttagaacagccacctagcgagacacaa is drawn from Ascaphus truei isolate aAscTru1 chromosome 7, aAscTru1.hap1, whole genome shotgun sequence and contains these coding sequences:
- the LOC142499997 gene encoding uncharacterized protein LOC142499997; this encodes MEVSMEPAGTTLHKEKKKKMTKKEKHTAPPETVPSSQETDGGGPAATSSSGSGDVATPSGLTPTASTSSGGPSSNPGAGSSSNRRIPRLEPWMRQTVVMQLREVDGQRPLLDAETFAKELVSKAGFTPDEILSIQDLRGGLFFVTFATAGACRRYWEAFQTLKQEVPFSEFDVNCPIQRDEKRITVTVRNPHIPGKDIATFLRRSCTVVKEPSRIKDKLGYWVGKWSMVVRLWPNPEAADRLHHLPPSFSLAGSSGRIFYPDQPQTCGNCGNLGHQWKQCTLKACRNCKNTGHETKDCPRQKTCDLCGETTHMFRDCQLRVRSYAEAAAKGATPGAPLTATQKAAKKPPANQPVKAQGAKPYLKYSYKYAFRTTFKNNTDVKRKVDSISFTTSIVKVTLQDCNWQ